One Coffea arabica cultivar ET-39 chromosome 5c, Coffea Arabica ET-39 HiFi, whole genome shotgun sequence DNA window includes the following coding sequences:
- the LOC140007260 gene encoding uncharacterized protein produces the protein MGESSAQIDMKLLKRLDRFDEFIRKNQGLSKQGVLDYDDLCLFPNVQLPVGFKTPKFNKYDGTSNPKTHLRLFANKLGKPVDDENLPLRLFPESLEGDALDWYSNLKPEEVKTWLDLSNAFIRQYEYNLPPPTYPYGMPAWYNPQVVCAYHSGAPGHATFDCRALKHKIQDMVEAGEIVIRKRETQGPNVNRNPLPEHANIIGVILDDTEYVEPVRELARETEVFGVTDQPFVIELPLEEDENPFILDLTPAESEALEPVVIEFPQQEPVLSLQQVPWNYDEPDVRIGEKSIAKKEEVSAVTRSGKVASPFEATIPIQANNSEPPVKPTITEREALDFLKRLQRSEYNVVEKLSKSPAQISMLDLLFSSDVHRDALIDVLTKAQIPRDISVDNFSNVVGSVLFNKQIAFSDDELPTEGIGHNRALYITVRCNGKMLPKVLIDNGPWIHKSGAVPSSLHQLLKFVVNDKLITIFAEEDCLVITNSGSKEEGSRSATMSPHSTSDIVSVSWITTEEQALSKASVMMAKEMIRGGYKLDRGLGRELQGILKPVEIMGKRDTFGLGFKPTAKDIKEMKEHKRAEKEGRQRVFDIPPLRGNI, from the exons atgggagagTCGTCTGCCCAGATTGATATGAAGCTACTTAAACGCTtggatcgttttgatgaattcatcCGGAAAAAccaaggtttaagcaaacaaggggTGTTGGATTATGATGATTTGTGCCTGTTTCCGAACGTGCAATTGCCGGTGGGGTTCAAGacccctaaattcaacaaatatgatggaacAAGTAACCCTAAAACGCACCTGCgcttgtttgctaacaagttgggcaaGCCAGTGGATGACGAGAATTTGCCGTTGAGATTATTTCCAGAAAGCTTAGAAGGGGATGCGCTTGACTGGTATTCCAACCTAAAGCCGGAGGAAGTGAAGACCTGGCTCGATCTGTCCAATGCCTTCATTAGacaatatgagtataact taccccctcctacctacCCATATGGCATGCCCGCGTGGTATAATCCACAAGTTGTCTGCGCTTATCATTCTGGGGCCCCCGGACATGCCACCTTTGATTGCAGGGCGCTTAAGCATAAAATCCAAGATATGGTTGAAGCCGGGGAGATTGTGATCCGAAAAAGGGAGACACAAGGGCCGAACGTAAATAGGAACCCTTTACCGGAACATGCCAATATCATTGGGGTTATTCTGGATGATACGGAGTATGTGGAACCAGTCAGAGAATTGGCAAGGGAAactgaagtgtttggggtcacagaccaaccCTTTGTCATAGAATTGCCACTTGAAGAGGACGAAAATCCCTTTATTTTGGATCTCACGCCAGCCGAGAGTGAGGCTTTGGAGCCGGTGGTTATTGAATTCCCGCAGCAAGAGCCTGTTTTAAGCCTGCAACAAGTGCCATGGAATTATGATGAACCTGACGTACGGATTGGGGAAAAGTCAATTGCTAAAAAGGAAGAAGTGTCAGCAGTCACCAGATCGGGGAAGGTTGCAAGTCCATTTGAAGCTACCATTCCGATTCAAGCAAATAACTCCGAACCGCCCGTTaaaccaacaatcaccgagaGAGAAGCCTTGGATTTCCTTAAGAGACTTCAGAGAAGTGAGTACAATGTAGTTGAAAAGCTGAGCAAGTCGCCTGCCCAGATATCCATGTTGGATTTACTTTTCTCTTCAGACGTGCATAGGGATGCATTGATCGACGTATTAACTAAAGCTCAAATTCCGAGGGACATTtctgttgataatttttcaaacgtggTTGGGAGCGTATTATTCAACAAACAAATTGCTTTTTCTGACGATGAATTGCCGACAGAGGGCATTGGACATAATAGGGCGTTGTACATAACAGTGAGGTGCAACGGGAAAATGCTGCCGAAGGTGCTAATTGACAACGG gccatggattcacaagtctGGGGCTGTGCCATCTTCGTTGCATCAATTGCTGAAATTCGTAGTAAATGACAAGCTAATCACTATCTTTGCCGAAGAGGACTGCCTGGTAATCACCAATTCTGGATCTAAAGAGGAGGGAAGTCGAAGTGCCACCATGTCCCCTCATAGCACATCCGATATAGTCTCTGTAAGTTGGATCACAACGGAGGAACAAGCTCTCTCAAAAGCAAGTGTaatgatggctaaggaaatgattCGTGGAGGATACAAATTAGACAGAGGATTGGGGCGTGAACTGCAAGGGATCCTGAAGCCAGTGGAGATTATGGGAAAAAGGGATACATTCGGTTTGGGTTTCAAACCAACCGCCAAGGACATCAAAGAGATGAAAGAGCACAAAAGAGCAGAGAAAGAGGGCAGGCAAAGGGTTTTTGACATTCCACCACTGCG gggcaacatttga